Below is a genomic region from Raphanus sativus cultivar WK10039 chromosome 4, ASM80110v3, whole genome shotgun sequence.
gttaatgcacagaaattggtgagaggatcagcagaagaagggtattcgcgtctgccttcatatctcgagcaaatctccattgcaaaatcctgattctatcacggctatagaacttgattctgagaaaagatttaagtatctatttctctcttttggagctctctatcaaaggttttaagtatcagagaagggtcattgtggtggatggaactcacctaagtggaaagtatggaggtgttatgttagttgcagccgcacaagatggcaatttttcgatattcccattggctttgggatcgtggatgctgaagatgaacctcttgggaatggtttttcacaaaattggctagttgtgtatctcatgacaagcctctggtgatagtctctgaccggcacgcggcccattaaaaagtgcgtgtgagaaggtgtttccttgggcaacccgaggaatatgttattatcaccttcaaggataacattgtcaaaaagtttaaagggaacatctcatgtacttggtgaaaggggctgctttatgcgcacacggttcacgattttaaccggtacatggctgagatacggagtgcaaacccggaacttgcaacgtattggagaaggccgacgccaagctatggtcaagggtttattgtaaggggaacatgttcaacataaaaaacaagcaacatcgctgaatctattaatccgcactgaagcgagcaagaggatttccgatccgttcctgctggagttcataaggcagaagttaggaaaatggtatggaaaaggagacaagatgcttggagtctcccaactgtacatagccgggggTGAATACTTGCTGTGCTGtgtcgatcagagatagcggatacgatgacggtcgaaccaattgatgatggcgtttctttgtcaaaggtggcaaaatggactgtgcggttgatttggaacatgtaaagtgtggttgtggtgctatggagtggagaaaataccttgctctcatgctatagcagctggaacacatgctggtggcatatcgacacacttgtatgtccactttactcaaagaatcatctgtatgcaggatactcagagaaatatatcctatcgtgtcacaacatattgaggaacgagaatgcttttcctccaaacgtaaagcgtggtccggggagacagaagaaatcaagatggtaatcttggttggagctatctaggatgaggggacacaaacccaggaaagAACAcaggcacggagatgctcaaactgcaaggaaactggccatacgaaaccacaaaatgtacacaaccagttgactagttgtccagacgacctaaataaagtcgtccagtcttgattacccgtccagacgactaatttctaagtcgtccagtgtttcgtctaccttctacgaagtcgtccagtgtatagACTACctttctactatcccttcaagtgtattttttttagacgaccctttacgtaagtcgtccagtgtatttaagtcgtccagtgtttagactaccttctactatcccttcaagtgtatttttttagacgaccttttacgaagtcgtccagtgtattttagttttagacgaccttatttgtaagtcgttcagctggaaaaccttccagacgacttatttttaagtcgtccagctggaaaaccttccagacgacttatttgtaagtcgtccagctggaaaaccttccagacgacttatttgtaagtcgtccagctggaaaaccttccagacgacttatttgtaagttagaaaaatctatacaagttagaaaatcaaataaatcatacatgcctacacAAACATACAAAATAGATTGtggtaaacaaatagttcaaatatacaaatagatttgtgtatacaaatagttcaaatatacaaaagatttgtgtatacaaatttgtgtatctatacaaagtaaaaaaaatctatacaagtaaaaaatctatacaagttaaaaaatctatacaaaattgatttgtgtatctaatcatacatgcctacaaacataccaccatcctcattatctttcagatgctgatcaacaagctccgtccatatagccaaagccatagtatccctcatagtcttcgcattggacctagcaaaagTCTTTAGGGcactaaaggggaccccaagagcatgacattcaatgtactttgcagcgtacacacgccacaatcaccattgttggccgtgggtacatctttgaggagtctctctCATAGTggatcgctccaacccatgcatcggtcctccgcactccacaatcagataagggaccatctcgagaaaagctccattatctcatcccatcttctggtatggtagttgaaggtatgctgtcccagacgactatgtgcctcttagggatcgatatccaaatagccacccaatgtttgttgtccaagttcagtggcgcatagatatcatcaatgtcctccccccacttcttgtttgattggcaaaatgaagcattgatccgtcatacaaactcgccgccccactaggtagcattttcctaaaccattgtgatcagacgacgatgctttgaagaccagatactgttctctccaagactgggtaaaggtgatccaggaagcacattcgctcgctccggaaacaatgtgggttctccttaacctctgcctcagcacattcatccaagcatctatatgctgcatataaaataatacaagttagaaccttccagacgacttacaaataagtcgtctggaaggttttccagctggacgacttatttgtaagtcgtccagctggaaaaccttccagacgacttatatattttacaaatctatacaaagacaagttaccagacgacttatttgtaagtcttctggaaggtttccagctggacgacttacaaataagtcgtccagctggaaaaccttccagacgactatatatttacaaatctatacaaagacaagttaccagacgacttaaagataagcagaagacttactacgtcttccagccatgctttgatgtcggagtttttgataccaccaagttggtgatgtacgtggttttggtcctcttccttagtgaaataatcactgcaaacaaaaaaagcaatcagttttggtagactaaatcaagctattatggtaaagcaatcacttacggatcagttttcaaccaaatcagcgagctccttcatcttaggtctgtttagtgtgggaaaggattatactttcccactctaaggagtttccttctctctgccgtataaggagatatctgcggggagcaggtttcttcgttcgttcactccttgcacgcacagaagcagtgggagctgtttggtccaatacaaccaggctcggttctgaagctggaacgcttggatcggtggaagcgaagctcggtgttgatcgttggaagcgaagctcggttggtcaatggaagtgagaggaacaatctctttggaggtgacaccatctgctttatccctccggcaagatcttatataccgagatcgcctcatctgctgtatcctccggcaacaatctctgcaataaaagagaacaagttaaccctggacgacttaaataaaagttgggagaggatttggttcctgctggagttcagacgacttatttgtaagtcttctggaaggttttccagctggacgacttacaaataagtcgtctggaaggttttccagctggaaaaccttccagacgacttatttgtaagtcgtccagctggaaaacctccagacgacttatatatttacaaatctatacaaagacaagttaccagacgacttaaagatttgatactaacctcttgggcagaggagaaggctgtttcttttgaggagaaggctttttcgtttgagcaggctgtttcgtttgaggagcaggctgtttagtttgaggagcaggctgtttcgtttgaggagcaggctgtttagtttgaggagcaggctgtttcgtttgaggagtaggctttgccttttgaggagtaggctttgccttttgaaggagcaggctgtctggtgggaggagtagggatgattggtttgaagtgtaggctgatccttttgaggagtagtctgtttgttactaccccggtttctggggcttgtggggtagggtgttttttactaaccccggtttctggggttTGAGGGgtgcctgattggtgacaccaaccttcttctccacagcttccaatctatcggagatcttcctaatctccctgatgccactttcttaaacccatctttcatcatgtcacctaaagCCACTtcttaagtccttgaacatgtttttctaactcctctctggtcaacccaactagcctcttctctagcctcttctgtagcctcttctgtagcctctgtagggcctcttctctagcctctttaggagcctctttaggagcctctttacgagctttcttccgaggtctctgattgtcttcctctcCTCCacaccatctctttggctcttttcgatggagtcacaaacttgggtttttgtaccagtgactttccagcaatccatggtccacttccacgttccgatcatacatgactttaatgatgttctccgccgGGCACGTCTCAtcacctcagagtcccattttggccacatttcactaatgtcttctcaacaaagttgatcacgcgggtctgcataaatagaagaagaatcgagttagatattgaaacaaaatacttaaatagacgacttaattataagtcgtcaactaagtcgtccagctggacgaccttccagacgacttattataagtcgttctactaagtcgtccagctggcgaccttccagacgacttataataagtcgtctactaagtcgtccagttggaagaccttccagacgacttataataagtcgtctactaagtcgtccagctggaagaccttccagacgacttataataagtcggtctactaagtcgtccaggtgaagacctttccagacgacttataataagtcgtctactaagtcgttcCAGCTggagaccttccagacgacttaattaagtgaagatggaaggtacctgactcaagatagcagctttcatgaatctgcggcctctgctgccgtcgtaagccagaatcggtggagacggactgtttgctctgggtagaccaatactagcacccaatcccggaatagctgtgtacgcccgagacctgaagaacttgtataaagccatccacggtgtaacagccagtaatatctttgttccacaaagagtccatcagcaccttaaacgcgactctcccccatggataattctcaacctttctaaatccatcactagccttgcgcgagagtagctcgtgtagcgctttgagaactttttcccttcaatgaatccagtgaagatggaaggtacgcgagtcgcttgcgatcttccctggaccaatccccgcatctcttcagtgctgctattatctgatcagtacttgcccagcttcccgatgaactcccatcatctccccagaaagaaaccatctgtggggtaacttcacatttctggtgtctcaaggtcctcgatgtagtgtcgcagtttagaccagtgatgttttcaaaactctaacagtgaaaacctcgcaggttctggaccaacgagacaccacatctcgtacttcttcttaatgtccagctttaaacgagcaagtggtgaaccagccttgaagcccaaaccaaatccctgctccttgaacttgatgaaaactcccaatctcgactccttgagctcttcaaattcagcatcagtgagagcttccctaagagcagtatgcaacttcgttgttatccgtatgatacgaagtgctattgtggggttctggctcttcccctaatgtgtataacctacgggggagttctggaatatccatcctttttgtctgcaaaataatcaaagacaacaatagaagtcagaacacaagctaaatcaatcacgccttaattgttactccagacgacttagtagacgacttaaatataagtcgtctagaaagtcgtccaactggacgacttagttgacgacttatatttaagtcgtctggaagtcttccaaatggacgtactagtCGTCcagttgaagactttccagacgacttacttacaagtcttccagtagaaaaatttcaagcggacctgattagtcgcagaaggagttcgagtactcgtcattgtggttatagatctgaaaaaataaacgtgaaacggtgagaatgagtaaattgaaagagacaacgttttatgttcatcttttccacgagtttgatgacttaccggcgttagggtttacagagaaacggcgctacggtttacagagaagaagcggcggcgctagggtttagaagaagcggcggcgctagggtttagaagaaacggcggtgctagctagtgtttagagtaagcggcggtgagaacgttggtgagcacggtggcgagggcgacggtttgttcggaaatagtggaagcgggggcgctagggtttagaggaatcggcggcgctagggttagaagaagctgcggcgacaacggtgagaatgaagtgagatagatagccgacgtgagaacgatggttgttcggaaatagtgggaattcgaatcgcctttgatatcgccggtgagagagaactgttagggtttctgttcgcggaaaatgaaaaaaaaaaaaatcaccttatatattgggtaaataatccggttagctttaaaagtacattggtaaactttaaggtttggtccggtttagacgacttattctgggttgataatgtacatcagacgacctaatatttagtcgtctgggaacagaagactaaatattaagtcgtccaataccctaaaatgaacccctaaactaaaatgactaaattaacttactaaccacgttataaaatcaaattatacttcaatagtgtttactatacacagaaatgaacacgcctaggtaattttaaaaattttcaaaaacggttttaatgctttccaaaatctaaccctaagaacacatacaatactacaacatatgttgatgaaacataaactaaagaatatcatgactcactactttcactcatctgggctgaaaacaattgaaatttgttatatattaatttatatctcttaagacatatgttaattacataattccaatttttcacttatcaaaatattttttacaaaatttttaaattatgtttaagaataactgtccagacgacttaacttaaagtcgtctggacgacttattttcaagtcgtctgtaaacagacgacttgcgaggggtagaaacgtaaaaaaaaatccgtttttttgtttgttcacaaggagatagttgtaatttcaatagccttttaggttacttttgcctttgacccaaattggggtactcttttgggtttgactccaagttttgagtcacaattggtaattctccctaaaataatttttcttccCGTCATGACATGCTTGTTCCTATATTTCGTTTTTGATTGATGTTTGGTTCAACTCATTGTCTAATCAACCAATGTTTTCTTCCTTCTGATGTGGTAACAGCTCTTAAGCTGATAAAGAACACGCAAGTTATGGCGATTTTGGGGCCGCAGACGTCTATGCAAGCTCATTTTATGATTGATATTGGGCAAAAATCGCAGGTGCCAATTGTTTCCTACTCAGCAACAAGCCCCTTTCTCACTTCTCTTCGCAGTCCATACTTCTTCCGAGCTACATATGAGGACTCATTTCAAGTAAAGGCCATAAGTTCTATCATCAAGCTGTTCGGGTGGAGAGAGGTTGTCATTGTTTACGTCGACAACACGTTTGGTGAAGGTATAATGCCACATCTTACTGATGCTTTACAAGAGATCAACGTTCGAATACCCTACCGTTCTGTAATATCTCTCAATGCCACTGATCATGAAATCTCTTTGGAGCTTTCTAAGATGATGACCATGCCCACAAGAGTGTTTATTGTCCACTTGTCCACTTCTCTTGCCTCAAGGATCTTTACCAAAATTAATGAGATCGGTTTAATGAAAGCAGGATATGTCTGGATTCTTACCAATGGAATTGCTGATCAATTAAGTTCAATAAATGAGACGGGTATTGAGGCTATGCAGGGGGTTTTGGGTGTTAAAACTTTTGTTCGGAAATCTAAAGAGCTGGGAAAGTTTAGAGCTCGTTGGAGGAAGATGTTTCCTGAGATGGAGCTGAATGCTTTTGGATTATGGACTTATGATGCTATCACCGCGCTGGCTATAGCCATTGAAGAAGCTGGAACGAATAACATGACTTTTAGTAATGTAGATCTTGGAAGGAATGTTTCTGAACTTGAAGCTCTTGGTTTATCTCAATACGGTCCAAAGCTTATTCAGACACTCTCACAAGTTCAGTTCAAAGGACTTGCTGGAGATTTTCGCTTTTTTAAGGGGCAGCTGCAACCATCAGTGTTTGAGATTGTAAATGTAATTGGAAACAAAGAAAGGTCTCTAGGATTTTGGACGGAAGAAAATGGTCTTGTGAAGAAACTAGACCAAGAACAGCGTAGCGTGGGAGCTTTATCCACTTGGAAAGATCATCTTAAACATATTATATGGCCTGGAGAGGCTAATTCTGTTCCCAAAGGATGGGAGATCCCAACAAACGGGAAGAGGTTACGCATTGGAGTTCCAAAGAGAACTGGTTACACCGATCTTGTAGAGGTCAGAAGGGATCCTATCACAAATTCACAAGTAGTCAAAGGTTTTTGCATAGATTTTTTTAAGGCCGTGACCGAAGCAATGCCTTACGACGTCTCCTACGATTTCTTTCCTTTCGAGAAATCTGATGGCACACCAGCTGGAAATCACAACGACTTGGTCTATCAAGTATATCTCGGGGTGAGTTTTGACCATCACTTCACAATagattgtttatatatatatagtaaaaactctataaattgataatttcaagattttgatattttattaatttataaaaaattagttaaaaatatttaaaattatatatattaattactttTATGTGGAAAAGTAGAATAATTGTCTTCACAGTTTATATATTGATGAAAtttatattgttattattaGATTATTGATggttgttatatttttataattagattattttctgacgtataaaaaaaaagaaaaagacaaaaatagcatcaaaccaagtttttgtcacaaaaatgaccaaaataagttttattgaaaggtaaatatgcatttataacccttgGGTTAACTAATTTacgacttagggtttagagttaagggatGGGGTTTTAGTaatgtgttcaaatatttaaaaataaaaaataaatattaaatttttcaaaacaaaaatgtgctatttttggtcattttattttttgaatgctatttttgtgacaaaaacttaaaaagtgttattttagagatttgccctataaaaaatatacaataaaatgtCAATGTTTCTTTAATTAGATGTTTTGAAGAGTGGAGAAAAATAAGTTATGAATTCCTTTGtaaatgaagaagaaacaattataaaacattttactcagattttagatataatatatcataattaacttatgatttaaaaaaaacttatgattttagtaggactatatatttacaaaataatatatttttttaaaatcttgtCTTGACGAATTATATCGCATATTGTGAAAGAATCCGAGTTGGAacttgtaaaatttattaatttactgTATTTACTAATTTTTGGAGTTTTAGTTTAATCtgttatcttttcttttcttttcttttcttttgtaactgAATCTGTTATCTTTCCATTACTTTGTATCAGAAATATGATGCGGTTGTAGGAGATACAACTATACTTGCAAATAGGTCTTCTTATGTGGACTTCACGTTTCCCTACACTAAATCAGGAGTGGGGTTGATTGTCCCTGTAGAAGACCAAGTGAAAAGAGACAGTATCAGTTTCTTGAAGCCTTTAACGTGGAAACTGTGGATgacttcttttttcttcttcttccttattGGCTTTACTGTTTGGTTTGTTGAACATAGAATTAACCCGGACTTTCGCGGACCAGCTAAGTACCAAGCTAGTACAATCTTCTGGTTTGCATTCTCTACCATGGTTTTTGCTCCAAGTAAATTCTCTACATCTCACTCAGTATATATCATTCTGAATATATCATGACTTTCCTCAATGCTGCTTACTCTTCCGGTTTGCAGGAGAAAGAGTGTTGAGCTTTGGAGCTAGGCTTCTGGTTATCACATGGTACTTCATTGTGCTCGTGTTGACTCAAAGTTACACGGCCAGCTTGGCGTCCCTTTTGACAACACGACAACTTGATCCAACCATAACAAGCATGAGAAGTTTGATTGAGAAAGGAGCAAAGGTGGGATATACAAGGACTTCTTTCATCTTCGGAAAACTCACAGAAGCAGGTTTCGCTGGATCTAGCCTCATACCCTTTGACACCGCAGAAGACTGCGATGAACTTATGAGAAAAGGACCAGAAAATGGCGGTGTCTCCGCAGCTTTCATGGAAGTACCCTATACGAGGCTCTTTCTTGGACAATACTGCAAAGCTTATCAAGTGGTTGAAGAACCCTTCAGCGTTGATGGATTTGGCTTTGTAAGTCTGTCTCCCATTACAACTTCCGTGGGACTTTCTAAACTAAATGCTCCCATTTTTTGAAGGTTTTTCCAATTGGATCACCTCTGGTTGCTGATGTATCAAGGGCCATCCTGAAAGTGGCAGAGTCAACCAAAGGGAGGGATCTTGAGCAAGCattgttcaaaaagaaagacGAAACCTGCCCTGATCCTGTCACCAACCCTGATCCAAATCCTTCTACAAAATCTAGGCAGCTCGGTGTAGACAGTTTCTGGGTTCTGTTTCTTGTTGCCTTTGCGATGTGTGTTTTCACCCTCGGGAAATTCAGCTTCTTTTTCTTCAAGAAGAGTCAAGTG
It encodes:
- the LOC108850797 gene encoding glutamate receptor 2.2-like, whose protein sequence is MKTNKTLLVFFISIFILVELSRGQNNRRTEVNVGVVTDVGTMQSDIEMRCINLSLADFYYSRPQFQTRLVPNIADSRNDVVGAAAAALKLIKNTQVMAILGPQTSMQAHFMIDIGQKSQVPIVSYSATSPFLTSLRSPYFFRATYEDSFQVKAISSIIKLFGWREVVIVYVDNTFGEGIMPHLTDALQEINVRIPYRSVISLNATDHEISLELSKMMTMPTRVFIVHLSTSLASRIFTKINEIGLMKAGYVWILTNGIADQLSSINETGIEAMQGVLGVKTFVRKSKELGKFRARWRKMFPEMELNAFGLWTYDAITALAIAIEEAGTNNMTFSNVDLGRNVSELEALGLSQYGPKLIQTLSQVQFKGLAGDFRFFKGQLQPSVFEIVNVIGNKERSLGFWTEENGLVKKLDQEQRSVGALSTWKDHLKHIIWPGEANSVPKGWEIPTNGKRLRIGVPKRTGYTDLVEVRRDPITNSQVVKGFCIDFFKAVTEAMPYDVSYDFFPFEKSDGTPAGNHNDLVYQVYLGKYDAVVGDTTILANRSSYVDFTFPYTKSGVGLIVPVEDQVKRDSISFLKPLTWKLWMTSFFFFFLIGFTVWFVEHRINPDFRGPAKYQASTIFWFAFSTMVFAPRERVLSFGARLLVITWYFIVLVLTQSYTASLASLLTTRQLDPTITSMRSLIEKGAKVGYTRTSFIFGKLTEAGFAGSSLIPFDTAEDCDELMRKGPENGGVSAAFMEVPYTRLFLGQYCKAYQVVEEPFSVDGFGFVSLSPITTSVGLSKLNAPIF